Proteins from one Mus pahari chromosome 18, PAHARI_EIJ_v1.1, whole genome shotgun sequence genomic window:
- the Ppm1b gene encoding protein phosphatase 1B isoform X2: MGAFLDKPKTEKHNAHGAGNGLRYGLSSMQGWRVEMEDAHTAVVGIPHGLDNWSFFAVYDGHAGSRVANYCSTHLLEHITTNEDFRAADKSGSALEPSVESVKTGIRTGFLKIDEYMRNFSDLRNGMDRSGSTAVGVMISPTHIYFINCGDSRAVLCRNGQVCFSTQDHKPCNPMEKERIQNAGGSVMIQRVNGSLAVSRALGDYDYKCVDGKGPTEQLVSPEPEVYEIVRAEEDEFVALACDGIWDVMSNEELCEFVRSRLEVSDDLENVCNWVVDTCLHKGSRDNMSVVLVCFSNAPKVSEEAVKRDSELDKHLESRVEEIMQKSGEEGMPDLAHVMRILSAENIPNLPPGGGLAGKRHVIEAVYSRLNPHKDNDGFYQPSIAYSDNVFLL; encoded by the exons ATGGGTGCATTTTTGGATAAACCCAAAACTGAAAAGCACAATGCTCACGGTGCTGGGAATGGTCTGCGTTATGGCCTGAGCAGTATGCAAGGATGGAGAGTGGAAATGGAAGATGCACACACAGCTGTTGTGGGTATTCCTCACGGCTTGGACAACTGGTCATTTTTTGCAGTTTATGATGGTCATGCTGGATCCCGAGTGGCAAATTACTGTTCAACACATCTATTAGAACACATCACCACCAATGAAGACTTCAGGGCAGCCGACAAGTCAGGCTCTGCTCTTGAGCCTTCAGTAGAAAGTGTGAAGACTGGTATCAGGACTGGCTTCTTGAAAATTGATGAATATATGCGTAACTTCTCAGACCTGAGAAATGGGATGGACAGGAGCGGTTCTACTGCAGTGGGCGTGATGATTTCCCCTACACACATCTACTTTATCAACTGTGGTGACTCTCGAGCTGTTCTGTGTAGGAATGGACAAGTCTGCTTTTCTACCCAGGATCACAAACCTTGTAATCCAATGGAAAAGGAGCGTATCCAAAACGCAGGAGGCAGTGTCATGATACAGCGTGTGAATGGTTCATTAGCAGTGTCTCGTGCTCTGGGGGACTATGATTACAAGTGTGTTGATGGCAAGGGCCCTACAGAACAACTTGTTTCTCCAGAACCTGAGGTTTATGAGATTGTGAGAGCAGAAGAGGATGAATTTGTCGCCTTGGCTTGCGATGGGATCTGGGATGTGATGAGCAatgaggagctctgtgagtttgttAGGTCTAGGCTTGAGGTGTCAGATGACCTGGAGAACGTGTGCAATTGGGTAGTGGACACTTGTTTACATAAG GGAAGTCGAGATAACATGAGTGTTGTATTAGTTTGCTTTTCAAATGCCCCcaaggtctcagaggaagctgtgAAGAGAGATTCAGAGTTGGATAAGCACTTGGAATCACGGGTTGAAG AAATCATGCAGAAGTCTGGGGAGGAAGGAATGCCCGATCTTGCCCATGTGATGCGCATTTTGTCTGCAGAAAATATCCCAAATTTACCTCCCGGGGGAGGTCTCGCTGGCAA GCGCCATGTTATTGAAGCTGTTTATAGTAGACTTAATCCACACAAAGACAATGATGGG
- the Ppm1b gene encoding protein phosphatase 1B isoform X3, with translation MGAFLDKPKTEKHNAHGAGNGLRYGLSSMQGWRVEMEDAHTAVVGIPHGLDNWSFFAVYDGHAGSRVANYCSTHLLEHITTNEDFRAADKSGSALEPSVESVKTGIRTGFLKIDEYMRNFSDLRNGMDRSGSTAVGVMISPTHIYFINCGDSRAVLCRNGQVCFSTQDHKPCNPMEKERIQNAGGSVMIQRVNGSLAVSRALGDYDYKCVDGKGPTEQLVSPEPEVYEIVRAEEDEFVALACDGIWDVMSNEELCEFVRSRLEVSDDLENVCNWVVDTCLHKGSRDNMSVVLVCFSNAPKVSEEAVKRDSELDKHLESRVEEIMQKSGEEGMPDLAHVMRILSAENIPNLPPGGGLAGKRHVIEAVYSRLNPHKDNDGGAGDLEDSLVAL, from the exons ATGGGTGCATTTTTGGATAAACCCAAAACTGAAAAGCACAATGCTCACGGTGCTGGGAATGGTCTGCGTTATGGCCTGAGCAGTATGCAAGGATGGAGAGTGGAAATGGAAGATGCACACACAGCTGTTGTGGGTATTCCTCACGGCTTGGACAACTGGTCATTTTTTGCAGTTTATGATGGTCATGCTGGATCCCGAGTGGCAAATTACTGTTCAACACATCTATTAGAACACATCACCACCAATGAAGACTTCAGGGCAGCCGACAAGTCAGGCTCTGCTCTTGAGCCTTCAGTAGAAAGTGTGAAGACTGGTATCAGGACTGGCTTCTTGAAAATTGATGAATATATGCGTAACTTCTCAGACCTGAGAAATGGGATGGACAGGAGCGGTTCTACTGCAGTGGGCGTGATGATTTCCCCTACACACATCTACTTTATCAACTGTGGTGACTCTCGAGCTGTTCTGTGTAGGAATGGACAAGTCTGCTTTTCTACCCAGGATCACAAACCTTGTAATCCAATGGAAAAGGAGCGTATCCAAAACGCAGGAGGCAGTGTCATGATACAGCGTGTGAATGGTTCATTAGCAGTGTCTCGTGCTCTGGGGGACTATGATTACAAGTGTGTTGATGGCAAGGGCCCTACAGAACAACTTGTTTCTCCAGAACCTGAGGTTTATGAGATTGTGAGAGCAGAAGAGGATGAATTTGTCGCCTTGGCTTGCGATGGGATCTGGGATGTGATGAGCAatgaggagctctgtgagtttgttAGGTCTAGGCTTGAGGTGTCAGATGACCTGGAGAACGTGTGCAATTGGGTAGTGGACACTTGTTTACATAAG GGAAGTCGAGATAACATGAGTGTTGTATTAGTTTGCTTTTCAAATGCCCCcaaggtctcagaggaagctgtgAAGAGAGATTCAGAGTTGGATAAGCACTTGGAATCACGGGTTGAAG AAATCATGCAGAAGTCTGGGGAGGAAGGAATGCCCGATCTTGCCCATGTGATGCGCATTTTGTCTGCAGAAAATATCCCAAATTTACCTCCCGGGGGAGGTCTCGCTGGCAA GCGCCATGTTATTGAAGCTGTTTATAGTAGACTTAATCCACACAAAGACAATGATGGG